A window of Christiangramia forsetii KT0803 contains these coding sequences:
- the nusG gene encoding transcription termination/antitermination protein NusG — MAEAKEKKWYVVRAVSGQENKVKDYIEKEIEYLGLQDAIDQVLVPTEKVIQIRNGKKVNKERVYFPGYVMIQANIGGEIPHIIKGINGVIGFLGETKGGDPVPLRKSEVNRMLGKVDELSVKADNVAIPFTIGETIKVIDGPFNGFNGTVEKINEEKRKLEVMVKIFGRKTPLELSYMQVEKV; from the coding sequence ATGGCAGAAGCAAAAGAGAAAAAGTGGTATGTGGTTCGTGCCGTTAGCGGACAGGAGAATAAGGTTAAAGATTATATTGAAAAAGAAATCGAATACCTCGGGCTTCAAGATGCCATAGATCAGGTTCTTGTTCCTACTGAAAAAGTAATTCAAATTCGTAACGGGAAAAAGGTAAATAAAGAAAGAGTTTATTTTCCAGGTTATGTAATGATTCAAGCCAATATTGGAGGTGAAATTCCTCATATAATTAAAGGTATCAATGGAGTTATTGGATTTCTAGGAGAAACAAAAGGAGGAGATCCTGTGCCGCTTAGAAAATCTGAAGTGAATAGAATGCTAGGGAAAGTCGATGAACTTTCTGTGAAGGCTGATAATGTTGCGATTCCTTTTACAATTGGTGAAACTATTAAGGTAATTGACGGACCATTTAACGGATTTAATGGTACGGTAGAAAAGATCAATGAAGAAAAGCGTAAGCTTGAAGTAATGGTGAAAATTTTCGGAAGAAAAACACCATTGGAGTTAAGCTATATGCAAGTAGAAAAAGTATAA
- a CDS encoding tyrosine-type recombinase/integrase gives MSFSAFLDYLQLEKKYAFHTITAYKADLNAFQDFIQNTFEQDTILEVSYSQIRSWIVELSESGISNRTINRKISSLKAYYRFLLKTKQIEFSPLAKHKALKTPKKIQIPFSEEEIVSVLENIDDSTYEGIRGRLIVELFYSTGIRRIELINIQLSDLDLERGVLKVLGKRSKERYIPLISSVIDTAVKYLERRREEGVNHDSEFLFLTSKGDKIYESFVYRVINNYFSEVSGKLKKSPHILRHSFATHLLNQGANLNAVKELLGHSSLAATQVYTHNSIAELSKIHQNAHPRNSKT, from the coding sequence ATGTCCTTTTCTGCTTTTCTCGATTATCTTCAGCTTGAAAAAAAATATGCTTTTCATACAATTACGGCGTATAAAGCAGATCTTAATGCATTTCAGGACTTTATACAGAACACTTTTGAGCAGGATACGATTTTAGAGGTAAGTTATTCTCAAATACGAAGCTGGATCGTTGAACTTTCTGAATCGGGAATTTCTAACCGAACTATTAACAGGAAAATATCGTCCTTAAAAGCTTATTATAGATTTCTATTGAAAACTAAGCAGATAGAGTTTTCTCCACTTGCAAAACATAAAGCCTTAAAAACCCCTAAAAAAATTCAGATACCCTTTTCTGAAGAAGAGATCGTGAGTGTTCTGGAGAATATAGACGATTCTACTTACGAAGGGATCAGGGGCAGGTTAATTGTAGAACTTTTTTATTCCACGGGAATCAGAAGGATAGAGTTGATTAACATCCAACTTTCAGATCTTGATCTTGAGAGAGGGGTGTTGAAGGTTTTAGGGAAGAGAAGTAAAGAAAGGTATATTCCCTTGATTTCATCTGTAATTGATACTGCCGTGAAATACCTTGAACGAAGACGAGAAGAAGGGGTGAATCATGATTCTGAATTCCTTTTTTTAACCTCCAAAGGAGATAAAATCTATGAAAGTTTTGTTTATAGAGTTATAAATAATTATTTTAGTGAGGTGTCTGGTAAACTAAAGAAGAGTCCGCATATTCTGCGGCATTCATTTGCCACTCATTTATTGAACCAGGGTGCTAATTTAAATGCCGTAAAGGAATTGCTGGGTCACTCCAGTCTTGCAGCGACTCAAGTGTATACTCATAATAGTATTGCTGAATTGAGTAAAATTCATCAGAACGCACATCCCCGGAACAGTAAAACCTAA
- the rplA gene encoding 50S ribosomal protein L1 produces the protein MAKLTKKQKEAQSKIENGKTYTVAEASALIKEVSNANFDASVDLAVRLNVDPRKANQMVRGVVTLPHGTGKDVKVLALVTPDKEEEAKEAGADYVGLDEYLDKIKGGWTDVDVIITMPSVMGKLGPLGRVLGPRGLMPNPKTGTVTMDIAKAVSDVKAGKIDFKVDKHGIVHAGVGKASFDAEKIAGNARELLTTLVKLKPQAAKGVYIKTIYMSSTMSPSVQIDTKRFTEQ, from the coding sequence ATGGCAAAATTAACTAAAAAGCAAAAAGAAGCTCAGTCTAAGATTGAGAACGGCAAAACCTATACGGTTGCCGAAGCTTCAGCTTTGATAAAAGAAGTTTCCAACGCAAACTTTGATGCTTCTGTGGATTTAGCGGTTCGTTTGAACGTAGATCCTAGAAAAGCAAATCAAATGGTGAGAGGTGTGGTAACACTTCCTCATGGTACTGGTAAAGACGTTAAAGTTTTGGCTCTTGTGACTCCAGATAAGGAAGAAGAGGCTAAAGAAGCTGGTGCCGATTACGTGGGATTAGATGAATACCTTGATAAGATAAAAGGCGGTTGGACAGATGTTGATGTAATTATCACGATGCCTAGCGTTATGGGTAAACTTGGACCATTAGGACGAGTTCTAGGACCAAGAGGTTTAATGCCTAACCCTAAGACTGGTACTGTAACTATGGATATTGCTAAGGCAGTTTCTGATGTTAAAGCTGGTAAGATTGACTTTAAGGTAGATAAGCACGGAATTGTGCATGCTGGAGTTGGAAAAGCATCTTTTGATGCTGAGAAAATTGCTGGTAATGCAAGAGAATTATTAACTACGCTGGTAAAATTGAAGCCTCAGGCAGCTAAAGGAGTGTACATTAAGACAATTTACATGTCTAGTACCATGAGCCCGAGTGTACAGATTGATACTAAAAGGTTTACTGAGCAATAA
- the rpsU gene encoding 30S ribosomal protein S21 produces the protein MLIIPVKDGENIDRALKRFKRKFDKTGTMRQLRDRQHFTKPSVERRAQVQKAEYIQHLRDAEDI, from the coding sequence ATGTTAATTATACCAGTTAAAGACGGAGAAAATATAGATAGAGCTCTTAAGCGTTTTAAGCGTAAGTTCGACAAAACCGGAACTATGCGTCAGCTAAGAGATCGTCAGCATTTTACAAAACCTTCTGTAGAGCGTAGAGCTCAGGTTCAGAAAGCTGAATACATCCAGCATCTGAGAGACGCAGAAGATATCTAG
- the tuf gene encoding elongation factor Tu yields the protein MAKEKYDRSKPHLNIGTIGHVDHGKTTLTAAITKVMADAGYSEASAFDQIDNAPEEKERGITINSSHVEYSTEKRHYAHVDCPGHADYVKNMVTGAAQMDGAILVVAATDGPMPQTREHILLGRQVGIPRIVVFLNKVDLVDDEELLELVEMEVRDLLSFYEYDGDNGPVISGSALGALEGDEKWSKTVLELMEAVDTWIELPERDVDKAFLMPIEDVFSITGRGTVATGRIETGVANTGDPIEIIGMGAGKLTSTITGVEMFRKILDRGEAGDNVGILLRGIEKSQISRGMVITKPGSVTPHAKFKAEVYILKKEEGGRHTPFHNNYRPQFYVRTTDVTGTISLPDGVEMVMPGDNLTITVELIQAIAMNQGLRFAIREGGRTVGAGQVTEILD from the coding sequence ATGGCAAAGGAAAAATACGACCGTTCCAAACCGCACCTTAATATTGGTACAATTGGACACGTAGATCACGGAAAAACTACTTTAACTGCAGCGATTACTAAGGTAATGGCTGATGCTGGATATTCAGAAGCTAGTGCGTTTGATCAAATTGACAACGCTCCAGAAGAAAAAGAAAGAGGTATAACTATTAACTCTTCTCACGTTGAGTATTCAACAGAGAAGCGTCACTATGCACACGTTGATTGTCCTGGTCACGCCGATTATGTTAAGAACATGGTAACTGGTGCTGCTCAGATGGATGGTGCTATTCTTGTTGTTGCTGCGACTGATGGTCCTATGCCACAAACTCGTGAGCACATCCTTCTTGGACGTCAGGTTGGTATTCCAAGAATCGTTGTATTCTTGAATAAAGTTGACCTTGTTGATGATGAAGAGCTTTTAGAGCTAGTTGAAATGGAAGTTAGAGATCTTCTTTCTTTCTACGAGTATGATGGTGATAATGGTCCTGTAATTTCAGGTTCTGCACTTGGAGCTTTAGAAGGAGATGAGAAATGGTCTAAGACTGTTCTTGAGCTTATGGAAGCAGTTGATACTTGGATTGAACTTCCTGAGCGTGATGTTGATAAAGCATTCTTGATGCCTATAGAAGATGTATTCTCTATTACTGGTCGTGGTACTGTTGCAACTGGACGTATAGAAACTGGTGTTGCTAATACTGGAGATCCTATAGAGATTATTGGTATGGGTGCAGGAAAACTTACTTCTACAATTACTGGAGTTGAGATGTTCCGTAAAATTCTTGATAGAGGTGAAGCTGGTGATAACGTTGGTATTCTTCTAAGAGGTATTGAGAAATCTCAAATTTCTAGAGGTATGGTAATTACTAAGCCTGGATCTGTAACTCCTCACGCTAAGTTTAAAGCAGAGGTTTATATCCTTAAGAAAGAAGAAGGTGGACGTCACACTCCATTCCATAACAATTACCGTCCTCAGTTTTACGTACGTACAACTGATGTAACTGGAACAATTAGTCTTCCTGATGGTGTAGAAATGGTAATGCCTGGAGATAACCTTACTATTACAGTAGAGCTTATCCAAGCAATTGCTATGAATCAAGGTCTTCGTTTTGCTATCCGTGAAGGTGGTAGAACTGTAGGTGCTGGTCAGGTAACTGAAATTCTAGATTAA
- the hpf gene encoding ribosome hibernation-promoting factor, HPF/YfiA family — protein MKMNLQSVNFNADQKLIDFTQKKLDKLDTYFDKIIHADVYFKVQNTSGKENKITEILLSVPGGDIMVKKTCNKFEACVDECVSSLQRQLIKRKEKMSAHA, from the coding sequence ATGAAAATGAATTTGCAATCTGTGAACTTCAATGCCGATCAAAAATTAATTGACTTCACTCAAAAAAAACTAGATAAACTAGATACCTATTTCGATAAGATTATTCATGCTGATGTGTATTTTAAAGTTCAAAATACAAGTGGGAAAGAGAATAAGATAACTGAAATTCTTTTAAGTGTTCCTGGAGGAGATATTATGGTGAAAAAAACTTGCAATAAATTTGAAGCATGTGTGGATGAATGCGTTAGTTCGCTTCAAAGACAATTGATTAAAAGAAAAGAAAAAATGAGCGCGCATGCGTAG
- the rplK gene encoding 50S ribosomal protein L11: MAKEVSKVVKLQVRGGAANPSPPVGPALGAAGVNIMEFCKQFNGRTQDKQGKVLPVAITVYKDKSFDFVIKTPPAAVQLMEAAKTKKGSGEPNRKKVASVSWDQVKAIAEDKMQDLNAFTVESAMKMVAGTARSMGITVKGDAPF, translated from the coding sequence ATGGCAAAAGAAGTAAGTAAAGTTGTAAAACTACAAGTTCGCGGAGGTGCTGCTAACCCATCACCACCAGTTGGACCTGCTTTAGGTGCTGCCGGGGTAAATATCATGGAATTCTGTAAGCAATTCAATGGTAGAACTCAGGATAAGCAAGGAAAGGTGCTTCCAGTTGCAATTACTGTATATAAGGATAAGTCTTTTGATTTTGTGATCAAGACTCCACCTGCAGCAGTACAATTGATGGAAGCGGCTAAGACTAAAAAAGGTTCTGGTGAGCCGAACAGAAAAAAAGTGGCTAGTGTTTCTTGGGATCAGGTTAAAGCGATTGCAGAAGACAAGATGCAGGATCTTAATGCATTTACTGTAGAGTCTGCAATGAAAATGGTTGCCGGAACAGCTCGTTCGATGGGAATAACTGTAAAAGGTGATGCACCGTTTTAA
- a CDS encoding MBL fold metallo-hydrolase, with translation MKNSFKLLLSFLLMSSSLFAFQEMENIEIEIIPVNKDVYMLQGAGGNIGILIGDDGIFMIDDQFPALSNKIKVKLESLSDQPVKYLVNSHHHGDHTGGNENFQEDGALIFAHENVRKRLKSDTTKTNGFPIVTFNDKMNLHINNNDIVVAHVHNAHTDGDALIYFPQSNVLHTGDTFFNGMFPFIDLKSGGSVAGDIEAAKTGLSLINENTNIIPGHGALSGYSDYKNYLNMLETIRDNVNRAISEGNSESEIIENETLTSEFYSDEEAKDFFITGKKIRKTFYDSLKK, from the coding sequence ATGAAAAATTCCTTTAAACTTCTGTTGTCGTTTCTTCTTATGAGCTCTTCTCTTTTTGCTTTTCAGGAAATGGAAAATATAGAAATTGAAATTATTCCAGTTAACAAAGATGTTTATATGCTCCAGGGAGCAGGGGGAAATATTGGAATTCTGATAGGCGACGATGGTATTTTTATGATAGACGATCAATTTCCGGCTTTGAGCAATAAAATTAAAGTCAAATTAGAAAGCTTGAGTGATCAACCTGTAAAATATCTTGTTAATTCACATCATCATGGAGATCATACCGGTGGAAATGAAAATTTCCAGGAAGACGGTGCTTTAATATTTGCTCACGAGAATGTTAGAAAAAGACTTAAATCAGACACCACCAAAACTAACGGATTTCCCATTGTCACTTTTAATGACAAAATGAATCTTCATATAAATAATAATGATATTGTGGTAGCCCACGTCCACAATGCCCATACCGATGGTGATGCGTTGATTTATTTTCCCCAAAGCAATGTGCTTCATACCGGAGACACCTTCTTTAATGGAATGTTTCCCTTTATAGACCTTAAAAGTGGCGGAAGTGTTGCAGGCGACATTGAAGCCGCAAAAACGGGATTATCGCTTATAAATGAAAACACAAATATTATCCCGGGTCACGGAGCACTGTCTGGATATTCTGATTATAAGAACTATTTAAATATGCTTGAAACAATTAGGGATAATGTAAACAGAGCAATTTCTGAAGGAAATTCTGAATCTGAAATAATAGAAAATGAAACACTGACCAGCGAATTTTATTCTGATGAGGAAGCAAAAGATTTTTTTATAACGGGAAAAAAGATCAGGAAAACCTTTTACGATAGTTTAAAAAAATAA
- the secE gene encoding preprotein translocase subunit SecE, protein MAGIVNYISESYNELRNHVTWTSWSEAQRLTVIVAVFSIIFSLAIWGVDTLFSGAIEQYFEWVKS, encoded by the coding sequence ATGGCAGGAATTGTTAATTACATTTCAGAATCATATAACGAGTTAAGAAACCACGTTACCTGGACAAGCTGGTCTGAAGCTCAAAGGCTTACAGTAATTGTTGCAGTATTCTCGATTATTTTTTCATTAGCAATTTGGGGTGTTGATACGCTTTTTAGTGGAGCGATTGAGCAATACTTCGAATGGGTTAAATCATAA
- the rplJ gene encoding 50S ribosomal protein L10: MTREEKAQVIEALTAQLAENPTIYLADISGLDAGSTSNLRRACFKANVKLAVVKNTLLAKAMEAAEKDFGELPTVLKGNTSIMLSETGNAPAKVIKEFRKKSEKPLLKGAFVEEAIYVGDDYLDTLVNIKSKEEVIGDIVGLLQSPAKNVVSALKSGGGKIAGILKTLSEKEG; this comes from the coding sequence ATGACAAGAGAAGAAAAAGCACAAGTTATAGAAGCTTTAACTGCCCAGTTAGCCGAAAATCCAACTATCTATTTGGCTGACATTTCTGGCCTGGATGCTGGAAGTACTTCTAACTTACGTAGAGCTTGTTTTAAAGCAAACGTAAAATTAGCGGTAGTTAAGAATACATTGCTTGCTAAAGCGATGGAAGCTGCTGAAAAAGATTTCGGTGAACTTCCTACAGTTTTAAAAGGCAATACCTCAATAATGCTTTCTGAAACCGGAAACGCTCCGGCGAAAGTTATTAAGGAATTTAGAAAGAAATCTGAGAAACCTTTACTTAAAGGAGCTTTTGTAGAAGAAGCTATTTATGTAGGTGACGACTATCTTGATACACTTGTTAATATCAAGTCTAAAGAAGAAGTTATCGGGGATATCGTTGGATTACTTCAATCTCCTGCTAAAAATGTTGTTTCCGCACTTAAATCAGGTGGTGGAAAGATCGCAGGAATCCTTAAAACCCTTTCAGAAAAAGAGGGATAA
- a CDS encoding acyl-CoA dehydrogenase family protein encodes MSRYFTEEHDLFRKSFQEFLQKEVVPHIEKWEETGTIERFIWKKFGEMGYFGLNQPEEYGGMGLDLFYTVIFLEELQKVNSGGFAAAMWAHAYLAMTHLKVEADHDLKEKYLTPAIDGDKIGCLCISEPFGGSDVAGMKTTAVKKGDKYIINGSKTFITNGVYADFYVVAAKTAPEKGNKGMSMFLVDKEVKGISATKLNKLGWRASDTAELAFDNVEIPEEYLLGEEGKGFNYIMQHFAMERLIMGINAHARSEFALDYAMGYMKEREAFGKTLDKFQVLRHSLAEMVSEVEVIKEFNYATAQRLNDGDYVVKEASMSKLLATKIADEVMYKCLQMLGGYGYMEDYPMARLLRDSRLGPIGGGTSEILKEIIAKMVIDKKEYKPAAR; translated from the coding sequence ATGAGTAGATATTTTACAGAGGAACACGATTTATTCCGGAAAAGTTTTCAGGAATTTTTGCAGAAAGAAGTTGTGCCTCATATAGAAAAATGGGAAGAAACCGGAACCATAGAACGATTTATATGGAAAAAATTCGGTGAAATGGGATATTTCGGACTTAATCAGCCTGAAGAATACGGTGGTATGGGCCTTGACCTATTTTACACTGTGATATTTCTTGAAGAGCTTCAGAAGGTTAATTCCGGAGGGTTTGCAGCAGCGATGTGGGCACATGCATATTTAGCGATGACCCATTTAAAAGTGGAAGCAGATCATGATCTAAAAGAAAAATATCTTACACCTGCGATTGATGGGGATAAGATAGGATGTCTTTGTATTTCTGAACCTTTTGGAGGATCTGATGTGGCTGGAATGAAAACTACGGCAGTCAAGAAAGGTGATAAATATATAATAAACGGTTCAAAGACTTTTATTACAAATGGTGTTTATGCAGACTTTTATGTGGTAGCAGCTAAAACGGCTCCTGAAAAAGGTAATAAGGGAATGAGTATGTTCCTGGTAGATAAAGAAGTTAAAGGTATCTCTGCGACTAAACTCAATAAGTTAGGTTGGAGAGCTTCAGACACCGCAGAACTTGCTTTTGATAATGTAGAAATTCCGGAAGAATATCTTTTAGGCGAAGAAGGAAAAGGTTTTAATTATATCATGCAGCATTTTGCGATGGAACGATTGATCATGGGAATCAATGCTCATGCAAGATCTGAATTCGCTCTGGATTATGCTATGGGTTATATGAAAGAACGTGAAGCTTTCGGAAAGACTTTGGATAAGTTCCAGGTCTTAAGGCATTCTTTGGCAGAGATGGTGAGTGAAGTTGAAGTGATTAAAGAATTTAATTATGCGACTGCTCAAAGGCTGAATGATGGTGATTATGTAGTAAAAGAGGCAAGCATGTCTAAATTACTAGCCACTAAAATAGCAGATGAGGTCATGTATAAATGTCTTCAGATGCTTGGGGGGTATGGATATATGGAAGACTATCCTATGGCTAGATTATTAAGAGATAGTAGACTAGGCCCTATAGGAGGTGGAACTTCTGAAATTTTGAAAGAAATTATCGCTAAAATGGTGATCGATAAAAAAGAATATAAGCCAGCAGCGAGGTAA